Proteins encoded in a region of the Pseudomonas viciae genome:
- a CDS encoding LysE family translocator yields the protein MIPLPDLLVFAAAALLMVLTPGPNMIYLISRSICQGRKAGVTSLLGVVAGFFVHMFAAAVGLTAVFLAVPVAYEVLKWAGALYLLWLAWQAVKPGARSPFEAQQLPADSTRKLITMGFLTSALNPKIAVFYLSVFPQFISPEHGSLFTQSIILGLTQISVSFSVNLLIALFAAGIASWFVHNPTWLAAQRYFMGFVLGALALRLMFEQRRSA from the coding sequence ATGATTCCATTGCCGGACCTGTTGGTTTTCGCCGCCGCGGCGTTGTTGATGGTGCTCACGCCCGGCCCGAACATGATCTATCTGATTTCCCGTTCGATCTGCCAGGGCCGCAAGGCCGGTGTCACGTCCTTGCTGGGGGTGGTGGCCGGGTTTTTCGTGCACATGTTCGCCGCGGCGGTGGGGCTCACCGCAGTGTTCCTGGCAGTGCCGGTGGCCTATGAAGTGTTGAAATGGGCCGGTGCGCTGTACCTGCTCTGGCTGGCCTGGCAGGCCGTGAAGCCCGGGGCGCGTTCGCCTTTCGAGGCCCAGCAGCTGCCGGCGGACTCGACGCGCAAGTTGATCACCATGGGCTTTCTCACCAGCGCGCTGAATCCGAAGATCGCGGTGTTTTACCTCTCGGTGTTCCCGCAATTCATCAGCCCGGAACACGGTTCGCTGTTCACCCAGAGCATCATCCTGGGGCTGACCCAGATCAGCGTCAGTTTTAGCGTCAACCTGCTGATTGCCCTGTTCGCCGCCGGCATTGCCTCGTGGTTCGTCCACAACCCGACCTGGCTGGCGGCCCAGCGTTATTTCATGGGCTTTGTGCTGGGGGCGCTGGCGTTGCGCCTGATGTTTGAGCAACGGCGTTCGGCGTGA
- the metR gene encoding transcriptional regulator MetR, giving the protein MLEIRHLKTLHALREADSLVEAAERLHLTQSALSHQFKELEERLGMPLFVRKTKPVRFTSAGLRLLQLADATLPLLRGAERDIARLAGGTAGRLHMAIECHSCFQWLMPTIDQFRDAWPEVELDLASGFAFAPLPALARGDLDLVVTSDPLELAGITYVPLFTYEAMLAVANQHRLAGKPYVVPEDLISETLITYPVERDRLDIFTRFLEPADIEPAQVRTSELTVMMMQLVASGRGVCGMPHWALHEYSSRGYVKAKRLGEKGLFATLYAAVRTDMLDAPYMRDFLLTAKDTSFSTLDGVSAVR; this is encoded by the coding sequence GTGCTTGAAATCCGTCACCTCAAGACCCTGCACGCCTTGCGCGAAGCCGACAGCCTGGTCGAAGCCGCCGAACGCCTGCACCTGACCCAGTCCGCCCTCTCCCACCAATTCAAGGAACTGGAGGAGCGCCTGGGGATGCCGTTGTTCGTGCGCAAGACCAAGCCGGTACGCTTCACCAGCGCCGGCCTGCGCCTGCTGCAACTGGCCGACGCCACCCTGCCCCTGTTGCGCGGTGCCGAACGGGACATCGCACGGCTGGCCGGCGGCACCGCCGGACGTTTGCACATGGCGATCGAATGCCACAGTTGCTTTCAGTGGCTGATGCCGACCATCGACCAGTTTCGCGACGCCTGGCCGGAAGTCGAACTGGACCTGGCTTCGGGCTTCGCCTTCGCCCCGCTGCCGGCCCTGGCCCGGGGTGATCTGGACCTGGTGGTGACCTCCGACCCGCTGGAACTGGCCGGCATCACCTACGTGCCGCTGTTCACCTACGAAGCGATGCTTGCCGTGGCCAACCAGCATCGCCTGGCGGGCAAGCCCTACGTCGTGCCGGAAGACCTGATCAGCGAAACCTTGATCACCTATCCGGTGGAACGAGACCGGCTGGACATCTTCACCCGCTTCCTGGAGCCGGCCGACATCGAACCGGCCCAGGTGCGCACCTCCGAACTGACGGTGATGATGATGCAACTGGTGGCCAGCGGCCGAGGTGTGTGCGGCATGCCGCACTGGGCACTGCATGAATACAGCTCGCGGGGCTACGTGAAAGCCAAGCGGCTGGGGGAGAAAGGCTTGTTTGCCACGCTGTATGCGGCGGTGCGTACCGACATGCTCGATGCGCCGTACATGCGCGATTTTTTGCTGACGGCCAAGGACACTTCGTTTTCCACGTTGGATGGGGTGAGTGCTGTTCGGTGA
- a CDS encoding GNAT family N-acetyltransferase: MSIRRLRAGDAQAYRELMLQAYALHPQAFTSSVNERAALPINWWEARLTNRLDVVLGAFVEDQLVGIVGLSLEPREKARHKATLFGMYVVQAHCHRGLGYQLVQAALDEARRYSFLRLVQLTVTAGNAPAVKLYQRCGFVLYGLEPMAIRVGDEYLDKIHMWLEL, translated from the coding sequence GTGAGCATTCGACGGCTGCGGGCGGGCGATGCCCAGGCGTATCGCGAGCTGATGCTCCAGGCCTACGCGCTTCATCCGCAGGCCTTCACCTCCAGCGTCAACGAGCGGGCGGCGCTGCCCATCAATTGGTGGGAAGCGCGCCTGACCAATCGGCTGGATGTGGTGCTGGGGGCGTTTGTCGAGGATCAGTTGGTGGGGATTGTCGGGCTGTCCCTGGAGCCCCGGGAAAAGGCCCGGCACAAAGCGACGTTGTTTGGCATGTACGTCGTCCAAGCCCATTGTCATCGAGGCCTGGGCTACCAACTGGTACAGGCCGCCCTCGACGAAGCCCGTCGCTACAGCTTTTTGCGCCTGGTGCAATTGACCGTCACCGCCGGCAACGCCCCGGCCGTCAAGCTCTACCAGCGCTGCGGTTTCGTGCTGTACGGCCTCGAACCAATGGCGATACGGGTGGGCGACGAATACCTCGACAAAATCCATATGTGGCTTGAGCTCTAA
- a CDS encoding HD domain-containing phosphohydrolase, producing the protein MEDQSPDVPVTKPTVLLVDDEESILNSLRRLLRSQPYEILLADSGAKALEILKERPVDLVMTDARMPNMDGATLLAQIRKLYPSTLRILLTGYADVDMMTKAINEGQLYRYLSKPWNDEELIQALRQALAHQHSESERQRLEALNSEQNQQLKTLNATLEKRVASRTSELQQTADMLDLAYDELKRSYVTSTEVFSLIANLRLPKAKQTNRQIIELIRVYSRLHFLDESTDRDLTMAAALYNIGKLSWTDNMMVTPADMLHHTELELYRAYPKQSESLLMTLDPMKDAARIIRHHQERWDGSGFPEHLKGEAIPFGSRLLKLAVDFIELQRGLILERQMNSDEALVYIRKYAGKLYDPDMIEDFIKACGEYLDDVTLSDPTVKVMSTRELGPGMILARNLNADNGMLLLNAGKVLSAPLVEKLIAFESMEGARYSVFVKIPEEEADPSVPKPILG; encoded by the coding sequence ATGGAAGATCAATCGCCGGACGTTCCGGTTACGAAGCCGACGGTGCTGCTGGTCGATGACGAAGAGTCGATTCTCAATAGCCTGCGGCGGTTATTGCGCAGCCAACCGTATGAAATTCTGTTGGCCGACAGCGGGGCCAAGGCCCTGGAAATCCTCAAGGAGCGGCCGGTCGACCTGGTGATGACCGATGCGCGCATGCCGAACATGGACGGCGCGACGCTGCTGGCGCAGATTCGCAAGCTTTACCCGTCGACCTTGCGCATCCTGCTCACCGGTTACGCCGACGTGGATATGATGACCAAGGCCATCAATGAGGGGCAGCTTTATCGCTACCTCAGCAAGCCCTGGAACGATGAGGAACTGATACAGGCCCTGCGTCAGGCCCTGGCCCACCAACATTCCGAAAGCGAGCGCCAGCGCCTCGAAGCGCTGAACAGCGAACAGAACCAGCAACTCAAGACCCTCAACGCCACCCTGGAAAAACGCGTGGCCTCGCGCACCTCCGAGTTGCAGCAGACCGCCGACATGCTCGACCTGGCCTATGACGAGCTCAAGCGCAGCTATGTAACCAGCACCGAAGTGTTTTCGTTGATCGCCAACCTGCGCCTGCCCAAGGCCAAGCAGACCAACCGGCAGATCATCGAGCTGATCCGCGTCTACAGTCGGCTGCACTTCCTGGACGAGTCCACCGACCGCGACCTGACCATGGCTGCGGCGCTCTACAACATTGGCAAGCTGAGTTGGACCGACAACATGATGGTCACGCCCGCCGACATGTTGCACCACACTGAACTTGAGCTGTACCGCGCCTATCCGAAGCAGAGCGAATCGCTGCTGATGACCCTGGACCCGATGAAGGATGCGGCACGGATCATCCGCCATCACCAGGAGCGCTGGGACGGTAGCGGCTTTCCCGAGCACCTCAAGGGCGAGGCCATTCCGTTCGGTTCGCGGCTGTTGAAACTGGCGGTGGACTTCATTGAACTGCAGCGCGGGTTGATTCTCGAGCGGCAGATGAACAGCGACGAAGCGCTGGTCTACATCCGCAAATACGCCGGCAAGCTGTACGACCCGGACATGATCGAGGACTTCATCAAGGCTTGTGGCGAATACCTGGACGACGTGACCTTGTCCGATCCGACGGTGAAGGTCATGAGCACCCGGGAGTTGGGGCCTGGGATGATCCTGGCGCGCAACCTCAACGCCGACAACGGTATGTTGCTGCTGAACGCTGGCAAGGTCCTGAGCGCTCCGCTGGTGGAAAAGCTCATCGCCTTCGAATCGATGGAAGGGGCCCGGTACAGCGTGTTCGTCAAAATCCCTGAGGAGGAAGCGGACCCCTCGGTGCCGAAGCCGATTTTGGGCTGA
- a CDS encoding NUDIX hydrolase: protein MTTSLIRIAAALLIGPDGRTLLVRKRGTLAFMQPGGKIEAHEQPVQALARELEEELGLTIDPAQARYLGSFSAPAANEPGFTVQAEVFLLTIDAPVSPAAEIEEVRWIDPAGDSDLVLAPLTGEVILPFYRATHLVTC from the coding sequence ATGACCACTTCCCTCATCCGCATTGCCGCGGCCCTGTTGATCGGGCCTGACGGTCGAACCCTGCTGGTGCGCAAACGCGGCACCCTGGCCTTCATGCAGCCGGGGGGCAAGATCGAGGCCCATGAACAGCCGGTCCAGGCCCTGGCCCGGGAGCTGGAAGAGGAACTTGGCCTGACGATCGATCCGGCACAAGCCCGTTACCTGGGCTCGTTCAGCGCTCCGGCCGCCAACGAGCCGGGTTTTACCGTGCAGGCTGAAGTGTTTTTGCTGACCATCGACGCCCCGGTTTCGCCCGCCGCTGAAATTGAGGAAGTGCGCTGGATCGACCCGGCCGGCGACAGCGATCTTGTGTTGGCACCGTTGACAGGTGAGGTGATCCTGCCGTTTTATCGAGCCACACACCTCGTGACCTGCTGA